In Paenibacillus xylanilyticus, the genomic window GTTGGATTAGACACGTTGTAGGTTGTGTTATACCCGCCGCGATCCGGTTCCATCTGGTTACCCAGCATGCCTTCGATACCGAATACCACTTGTGGTGCCAGATCGTTGAAATCGCGGAAGTCCGCAATTGTATATTTATTTTTGCCACGAGAAGGATGGTTGATCATCGCATAGCTCGTTGTTGGATAGTTGGTTTTTAGCCATTCAATGGCAGTAAGCGCATCCTGATGTGTCGTATAGGCACGTCCACCTTCCTGTTCCCAGGCCACTACATCCGCCGGATCAAACAGACTCGCATCGCGATTGGTAAAACGATATTCGAATTCTTTGGCAGCTTCCAGCGCTTCGGTCGAATTCGGCTCATCGGTGAGAATGCCCACACCAACGTGTTCATGCGTCGGCATGTCCCATTCGAAGCCGGAGAAGATCGTTTTGCCTGCATATTTGCCCTGCTCCTGTAGTGCCTTGATCTGTGGAACCTGATATTCATTCATCCCCACGGACATCGGAATGGACCCACCCGGAATTTCATTTCCGTTGTGATCCCGCTTGGATAACCGCAAATGATCCGTCAGCGCGATCCAGTCCAGCCCATATTGCGTCAAACCCGCGTCCAGGACGTTCTCCAGCGAATTCTGCGCATCATCTGATTCAAATGTATGTACGTGCAAATCCCCCGTTTGCCATGAGCCTGCATCCGTGCTGCTGACTGGTGTATTATCTCCCGCGGCTGCATAGGTAATTGCCGCAGGAAACGCTCCCATGACCATCCCTGTAGCCAGGGGTATCAGCGTAAGCATCGCTAGCATTTTCTTTCCTTTTTTGTTGAACAACCTGATCCCTCCACCCGTTCTGTGTTGTTGTGACGGGAGTAAATATATGAGACTTTGAGGGCAGGGTCAACGTGTTGAAAGCGCCTATTAAAAATTTTACATAGAGCTGCATTCGTTTACGTTCTATTAAAGCTTTCTTTTGCTGTATGCATATCATGCTTTCCTCTCTAAATCTCTCATTTCATCAGTCGGAATTGATAAAATCAGGCCGATCTTGCCCTTTGCAACGTTCAAAATTTGTTCACCATTCAGGAAACTTTCACCACTCTTGTGGATGACAGGAAGAGGTCTGTGAGGATTCCGTGATAGAGGCGGCCAAGCTGAAGAATTATGTAAAAATCGTACTGTGAACAGTATTCTAAATACTGTAATACTTACGATCCATTGCAGAGATATTTAAGCGCTCTACATCCCACGGCTACTCGGTTATGTTCTCTCTTGACTTGAATTTTACATCTTGGATTACGTAAAAAGATTGTGAATGGGGTGTTAATTTCAATGACAAATCTACTACATATATGACTCCTTGTATTATGGATATTCATATATATATCACTTTAATTTCTAATTTCTTCATGAACTGAATAATAAAATAAAAAGGGACTGGCGAATCCATCAATGCAATACTTGTGAACCCGCCAGCTTCTAGCATTACTCCCTAATCTTCATTGCTCTATCCATTTATAACTCCGCAAACACCTTATCAAAGCCTGCTTTCGACTTGGCAAACAGCTCGCTTGAATCAAGTGTTGATGCAGGTGCCAGAACTTCCTGGGCTACAGGGCCCGTGTAACCAATGGCTTTCAGATTTTTCAGGAAACCCGTTAGATCAATGACTCCCTCGCCTGGATACAGGCGCTCATTATCAAGCAATTCTTCAATCGGCAGATCAGAGGCATCATTGATATGAACGTGAACAATCTGTTCCTTTTTCAATTGCAGCACCTCTTCCATACGCAAACCAAGCGTATGCCAATGATAGGAATCCACCAGCAAGCCTACATTGGGAGCATGAATGGTCTCGATCCAGTCCAAGGTGTCCTCCACACTCCAAATAAACGGATTCTTCCACTGGGTCCGCAAATGATGGGGGCCGACAAACTCCAGCCCTAGCCGGATACCGTAAGCACCCAGGATATCTGCGCAGAGCTTCAGCCATCTGGTAGCTGCCGCCATGAAGGATGCTGCAGGCTGATCGGTCGAGGGCAGAACATAAGTGCAGCAAGTGAAGCAATTCAGCGAAGCAGAGGCTTCAGCCATTTCAACCAGAGATTTGAGCCCTGCACGAAACTGCTCTTCCGAGCCTCTCCAGTCCACGGTTAAATCCGATGAACCGATGATCACCTGATTATGTTCCAATAGCTGTGCAGCTTGTTCCTTCCCGTACTGTTGAACCAATGAGAGCGGATTCAAATCTACGGATTGGAAGCCATATTTGGCTGCACTCGTAATATATTGTTCGTCAGACTCGATCTTCCCCAAACCCGCTTTCGTTAATCCTCTAATCATCCCAATCTCCTCCTGTGACTTGTCTAATAGGCAACGACTGCTGCACCCTCTCAAGCTCCAATTCAGGGTATAAATTCATAATAACAGCCACGCCCAAAAAAGAAACCAGTATGTTCCATTTCTTTTATGGCGCAAACCCTCAAACCCTACGCAACCCTTTCCCGAAATCAGCGTAATAGAAAAAAGTGGAAAGGTAGGTGATACGATGACGAAATGGCTTAAGAAAATCCAGTCCCCCACCATTATTTTCTTTTCATGCCTTTTGGTACTGTCTGTGATCGTTGGCTTCCTATCCAAGCCTTATTTCACAGAACATATATTCTATGCAGATACTAACAAGTATTTATTGGATCGCCAAGAAGAAAACCAGTTGATATATAAGAGTAGAACGGCTGATTCCATTCAGGTGCTAGTGGAGCAGCAGAAGCGCACCGTGTTCATCGACGATCAGAAATATATCATTACAGAACTCAGTTCCAAACCTCATGCAAAATATAGCGTGTTATACCCCAAAGGAGACACGTATGAGGTTCAGGACCATGGCGGTATATTAAGAAGTTTTGATGAAGAAGGCAATATCATAACTTCCATCGCTTTTTACGTTAACAACCAGAGAATACTTAGCGAGGACGAAGAGCAATTTTCACCGGATACAATCGTGACTGCTGCTTACCCGATATACCATCACACGCAAGGTGAGCCTGTCTACCTTTTTCTCGCACTCGGCGGACTGATATTTGGATGGTGCAGCTTCTACTACCGGAGGTTTCAGGATATCCTCTTCCTCATCTCCCTTCGCTGGATTTGGGTGAACGACCCCGAACCTAGCGACTTTTATTACTTGATGACCAGTATTGGCGGCATTGTTGTCATGATGGGATCCGTTTGGATTTCCTTCAAAGCATTCTGAACCAAACAGATTTGTATACAAAAAAGCGGTAACGATGTTGAAGATACGTCATTACCGCTCTTTTTTTATCCACCTATTAACAGGACTTAGGTCAAGTTTGTCAAACCTGAATATCTATCGTCAAATTACTCTATTTAGTTCACGCGTTCCAGCGTGTACCGATTACGCGGAATTTTGAGACCCAGGTTTTCCCGAAGCGTCTCATGCTCATATTCGGTTCGGAACAGTCCTCGTTCCTGCAGAACAGGGACAACCAGATCCACGAAATCCGCCAGTCCATTCGGCACAACCGTACGGATATTGAATCCGTCTGCGGCTTCACCTTCAAACCACTCTTGGATCTGGTCGGCGATCTGGTCGGGTGTTCCAATGAAAGAGGTTCGCGGCGTAGATGCTCTTAGCGCGACTTGGCGGAGAGTCAGCCCCTCTTCTCGTGCCTGCTGTTTGATTTTGTCCGTCGTACTGCGGAAACTGTTGCTGCCCACATCACCAATCTCAGGGAAAGGCTCATCCAGCGGATACTGGGAAAAGTCATAATGGTCAAAATAGCGTCCCAAATAATTCAGCGCGTGGTCAATACTGACCAGTCCGGCAATTTCCTGATACTTTTGCTCTGCCTCTTCCGCTGTTCTGCCCACAATTGGACCGATACCCGGGAAGATCAGAATGTCTTCAGCCTGGCGTCCATATGCTACCGCTCTTGCCTTAACATCCCGGTAAAACTCTCTTGCTTCCTCAAACGTCTCATGTCCCGTATATACAGCATCTGCTGATTTCGCTGCCAGATCTTTGCCGGATTCGGATGAACCTGCCTGAAAAATGACTGGATAACCCTGTTTTGAACGTGCCACATTAAGCGGTCCCTGTACGGAGAAATGGTTCCCTTTGTGATTCAGCGTATGCAGCTTGGAAGGGTCGAAGAAGACACCATTCTCCTTGTCCCCGACAAATGCGTCATCCTCCCAGGAATCCCACAGTCCTTTGACCACATTCAGGTGCTCTTCAGCAATTTCATAGCGAAGCGCATGGTTTGGATGTTCGCCTTTGCCAAAGTTCAGTGCCGATCCTTCCAGTGGGGAAGTGACTACGTTCCAGCCCGACCGTCCTCCGCTAATTTGATCCAGTGAAGCAAATTGCCTCGCTACCGTAAACGGTTCGCTGTAGGAAGTCGATAATGTCGCAACCAGCCCAATATTGGAAGTGGCTCCTGCCAGCACAGACAACAAGGTCAAGGGCTCGAAGCGATTCAGAAAATGAGGATTGGATTTTTCGTTAATAAAGAGACCGTCAGCAATAAATAGGAGATCGAACCTGCCTTCCTCCGCTTTACGCGCCTGTTTTTTGTAAAAATCAAGGTTAACACTGGCATTAATCGGAATGTCAGGGTGTCGCCAGAAGGAAATACTGTTCCCGACTCCGTTCAGATTGGCCCCCAATTTCAGTTGTCGTTTCGTCATATTCAAGTCCTCCCTATGTTTTCGTGGGTAATCCGGTCACTCTTGTTCACTGGTTTCATATCACTTGCTTTTACCACCCAGGCAGCCCCGAGAAGTACGATCCCTGTAAGCAGAAAAATGAAAGGAATCCCGGTCCATCCACCAAGCAAGCCGCCGATCAAAGGACCAAGCACAATACCGAATTGGCTCGCCGTCTGGCTGAGACTAACGGCCCTGCCCCGGAAATCCTGCTCCGCATATTTGATAATTAATGCATTGAGAGCCGGGTAGACCGCAGCGAAGAACAGACCATAGATAAATCGCAAACTTCCAAAATACACGAGATTATACGCAGTTAGCTGAAGAAGACTGCCAATACCGCCGCCGATCAGCCCGATAAACAAGGTTTTCTCATACCCGATCCTGCCACCAATCTTTCCCCATCTGGGTCCCATAATGACTGTCGCTACCCCGATGGCTGAGAATACGATGCCTGCACTGAGTGTCGCATGGCTTACATCTCCACCGATCTGAACGACATACAGCGTAAGCACCGGTTCAATGATGAGCACGGACGTGGAGACGAGTAAAATGAGTCCATAGATCCGCATTAAACCGGGAGTGGATGCGGCTCTCTTCAGATCTCCCAGAATGCTGGTAGAAGCCACTTTATGGCTTCTGCGCGACTCTTTTACGCCAAGAACCAGCAGAGCCGAGAACAATGTAATGATCCCGGATGCAATAAAGCATCCACGCAGCCCAATCCATTGACTGAGCACACCTCCAGCAAGAGGCCCAAGAATTCCGCCTGCTGCAGTGGATGTGGAGATGACACCCAGCGCATAACCGACATGTTTCTCCGGCGTATTCGTGCCGACTAATGTGATGGAGGCCGGATTGAATCCTGCCATGAGTCCCTGAAAGACCCGAACAGCGATGAAGGTGTAAGGATCCTGAACCAAATAGTTGGCAGAATGGGCAATCGCCAGCCCAACACCTGAACGGATCAGCATCAGCTTGCTGCCGTATTTGTCAGCCAGTGATCCCCAGAAGGGCGCACATAATCCGCTGATCAAAAAGCTGATCGAGATCGAGACACCGGACC contains:
- a CDS encoding sugar phosphate isomerase/epimerase family protein, which produces MIRGLTKAGLGKIESDEQYITSAAKYGFQSVDLNPLSLVQQYGKEQAAQLLEHNQVIIGSSDLTVDWRGSEEQFRAGLKSLVEMAEASASLNCFTCCTYVLPSTDQPAASFMAAATRWLKLCADILGAYGIRLGLEFVGPHHLRTQWKNPFIWSVEDTLDWIETIHAPNVGLLVDSYHWHTLGLRMEEVLQLKKEQIVHVHINDASDLPIEELLDNERLYPGEGVIDLTGFLKNLKAIGYTGPVAQEVLAPASTLDSSELFAKSKAGFDKVFAEL
- a CDS encoding LLM class flavin-dependent oxidoreductase, which translates into the protein MTKRQLKLGANLNGVGNSISFWRHPDIPINASVNLDFYKKQARKAEEGRFDLLFIADGLFINEKSNPHFLNRFEPLTLLSVLAGATSNIGLVATLSTSYSEPFTVARQFASLDQISGGRSGWNVVTSPLEGSALNFGKGEHPNHALRYEIAEEHLNVVKGLWDSWEDDAFVGDKENGVFFDPSKLHTLNHKGNHFSVQGPLNVARSKQGYPVIFQAGSSESGKDLAAKSADAVYTGHETFEEAREFYRDVKARAVAYGRQAEDILIFPGIGPIVGRTAEEAEQKYQEIAGLVSIDHALNYLGRYFDHYDFSQYPLDEPFPEIGDVGSNSFRSTTDKIKQQAREEGLTLRQVALRASTPRTSFIGTPDQIADQIQEWFEGEAADGFNIRTVVPNGLADFVDLVVPVLQERGLFRTEYEHETLRENLGLKIPRNRYTLERVN
- a CDS encoding MFS transporter, giving the protein MPDWKRNLYILWLGLFFNHMSYTLSVPFFPLFLQNDLGIKNGLEAWSGVSISISFLISGLCAPFWGSLADKYGSKLMLIRSGVGLAIAHSANYLVQDPYTFIAVRVFQGLMAGFNPASITLVGTNTPEKHVGYALGVISTSTAAGGILGPLAGGVLSQWIGLRGCFIASGIITLFSALLVLGVKESRRSHKVASTSILGDLKRAASTPGLMRIYGLILLVSTSVLIIEPVLTLYVVQIGGDVSHATLSAGIVFSAIGVATVIMGPRWGKIGGRIGYEKTLFIGLIGGGIGSLLQLTAYNLVYFGSLRFIYGLFFAAVYPALNALIIKYAEQDFRGRAVSLSQTASQFGIVLGPLIGGLLGGWTGIPFIFLLTGIVLLGAAWVVKASDMKPVNKSDRITHENIGRT